The following coding sequences lie in one Arachis ipaensis cultivar K30076 chromosome B03, Araip1.1, whole genome shotgun sequence genomic window:
- the LOC107633687 gene encoding uncharacterized protein LOC107633687, protein MADAPPPTPSELLKMVTELQQANQRMAEDNQRMQNQIAQLVNARLEHNNNDHEQHGNDERQSLPTHVSDTPQNRNDEEQQNEEAQPEDEGENPDNSVGPFTADIMNFQLPRQFTLPTTLTPYDGLGDPKQHVKKFRSIMIVNGASDPILCRCFPSFLDGPALDWFCSLPADSISRFQELAKQFEDHFAASAIYLHDFDYLTTIKQGPQESLKDYITRFTKVAMSIPDLHPEVHLHAIKSGLRPGKFQETIAVAKPKTLAEFHEKAKGQIDIEELHQARKSDKSATKDDERTHDTKKGFKPVPRYESYTQFNTKRDDIIKEILNSKLIKPPRKAGNYPEPKNVDKSKYCTFHQKHGHTTDECVIAKDLLERLARQGHLDKFIAGHMQKRTASSSEQPSTGQSSKEKDKAPAQPREVINCISGGYAGGGSTSSARK, encoded by the coding sequence ATGGCTGATGCTCCTCCCCCTACCCCATCCGAGCTTCTGAAGATGGTGACCGAGCTTCAACAAGCGAACCAACGGATGGCGGAGGACAATCAGCGAATGCAAAATCAAATTGCGCAACTGGTGAATGCTCGTCTGGAGCATAATAATAATGATCACGAACAACACGGGAATGATGAACGACAATCACTACCAACTCATGTCTCTGATACACCACAGAATAGGAATGACGAGGAGCAACAGAATGAAGAGGCCCAACCCGAAGATGAGGGAGAAAACCCTGACAACTCTGTGGGACCGTTCACAGCTGACATAATGAACTTCCAGCTCCCCAGACAGTTCACTCTACCGACCACATTAACCCCATATGACGGACTGGGAGACCCAAAGCAACATGTTAAAAAATTCCGATCAATCATGATTGTTAACGGTGCCTCTGATCCTATTTTATGCCGATGTTTTCCTTCTTTtttagacggtcctgcacttgacTGGTTTTGCTCTTTGCCTGCAGATTCTATATCACGTTTTCAGGAGCTAGCCAAACAGTTTGAGGATCATTTTGCAGCCTCGGCGATATATCTCCACGACTTTGACTACTTAACGACCATCAAACAGGGTCCACAAGAAAGTCTAAAAGATTATATAACTCGGTTCACTAAGGTCGCCATGAGTATTCCGGATCTCCATCCGGAGGTTCACCTTCATGCCATTAAAAGTGGTCTTCGTCCAGGGAAATTCCAGGAGACCATCGCTGTGGCCAAACCGAAAACTTTGGCTGAATTCCACGAAAAAGCTAAGGGGCAGATAGATATCGAAGAACTTCACCAAGCGCGGAAGTCAGATAAGTCGGCCACTAAAGACGACGAAAGAACTCATGATACCAAGAAGGGTTTCAAACCAGTCCCCCGTTACGAATCATACACCCAGTTCAATACCAAAAGGGATGATATCATTAAGGAAATTTTGAATTCAAAACTGATTAAACCTCCTCGCAAGGCAGGGAATTACCCTGAGCCAAAAAACGTCGACAAATCAAAATACTGCACCTTTCACCAGAAGCATGGCCACACAACTGATGAGTGTGTAATTGCTAAAGATCTCCTGGAACGGTTGGCACGACAAGGCCATCTCGATAAATTCATTGCAGGACATATGCAAAAGAGAACGGCATCCAGCTCCGAGCAACCCTCAACAGGTCAATCGTCAAAGGAAAAAGATAAAGCCCCGGCTCAACCACGGGAAGTAATCAATTGTATTTCAGGAGGCTATGCCGGTGGAGGGAGTACAAGCTCGGCCAGAAAATGA